A single genomic interval of Nitratidesulfovibrio sp. SRB-5 harbors:
- a CDS encoding arylesterase yields MPQPLTLLALGDSLTEGYGLEPDAAFPAALERLLRAGGPAAPAHDATVINLGLSGDTTAGGLRRLRAWLARNPGFANGADAADNDAGMAPRCFAIVELGANDGFMGLDPQDMEENLAAILTLLAERGVPALLAGFRAEFADDPDYAEAYDALFPRLAARFGVPLWPYVLDGIWGVPDLTLWDGLHPNAAGAERMARAALPYMLDMLDGAETGGK; encoded by the coding sequence ATGCCCCAGCCCCTTACCCTGCTGGCCCTTGGCGACAGCCTGACCGAAGGTTATGGCCTGGAGCCTGACGCCGCCTTTCCCGCCGCGCTGGAACGGCTGCTGCGCGCGGGCGGCCCGGCGGCACCCGCCCATGACGCCACGGTGATCAACCTGGGCCTTTCGGGCGACACCACGGCGGGCGGCCTTCGCCGCCTGCGCGCGTGGCTGGCGCGCAACCCCGGCTTCGCCAACGGCGCCGACGCCGCCGACAATGACGCGGGAATGGCCCCGCGCTGCTTCGCCATTGTCGAACTGGGCGCCAACGACGGCTTCATGGGGCTGGACCCGCAGGACATGGAAGAAAACCTGGCCGCCATCCTGACCCTGCTGGCCGAACGGGGCGTGCCCGCGCTGCTGGCCGGGTTCAGGGCCGAATTCGCGGACGATCCGGACTATGCCGAAGCATACGACGCGCTGTTCCCGCGCCTGGCCGCGCGGTTCGGCGTGCCCTTGTGGCCTTACGTGCTGGACGGCATCTGGGGCGTGCCGGACCTGACCCTGTGGGACGGCCTGCACCCCAACGCCGCCGGGGCGGAACGCATGGCCCGCGCAGCCCTGCCGTACATGCTGGATATGCTCGACGGGGCGGAAACCGGCGGCAAGTGA
- the hysD gene encoding NiFeSe hydrogenase maturation protease, producing the protein MQKLLVLGIGNTLLTDDGVGVFAVEELMKETWPSNVTLMDGGTFTQDIFYLFEGYDRLLVLDIVHAKGAPGTIYRLSEDDLVQNEKQRLSIHDVDLIDSLKMAELRGPRPRMQIIGMEPHDFLNWNIGLSEPVQAAFPRFVDVAREEIRTIITEMEQAG; encoded by the coding sequence ATGCAGAAGCTGCTCGTACTCGGCATCGGCAATACCCTGCTCACCGACGACGGCGTCGGCGTCTTTGCCGTGGAAGAACTGATGAAGGAAACCTGGCCGTCCAACGTTACCCTGATGGACGGCGGCACCTTCACCCAGGACATCTTCTACCTGTTCGAAGGGTACGACCGCCTGCTGGTGCTGGACATCGTCCACGCCAAGGGCGCCCCCGGCACCATCTACCGCCTGTCGGAGGACGATCTTGTCCAGAACGAGAAACAGCGGCTGTCCATCCACGACGTGGATCTCATCGACTCGCTGAAGATGGCGGAACTGCGCGGCCCGCGCCCGCGCATGCAGATCATCGGCATGGAGCCGCACGACTTCCTGAACTGGAACATCGGCCTTTCCGAGCCGGTGCAGGCCGCCTTCCCCCGTTTTGTGGATGTGGCGCGCGAAGAAATCCGCACCATCATCACGGAAATGGAACAGGCAGGCTGA
- a CDS encoding nickel-dependent hydrogenase large subunit: protein MSGCRAQNAPGGIPVTPKSSYSGPIVVDPVTRIEGHLRIEVEVENGKVKNAYSSSTLFRGLEIILKGRDPRDAQHFTQRTCGVCTYTHALASTRCVDNAVGVHIPKNATYIRNLVLGAQYLHDHIVHFYHLHALDFVDVTAALKADPAKAAKVASSISPRKTTAADLKAVQDKLKTFVESGQLGPFTNAYFLGGHPAYYLDPETNLIATAHYLEALRLQVKAARAMAVFGAKNPHTQFTVVGGVTCYDALTPQRIAEFEALWKETKAFVDEVYIPDLLVVAAAYKDWSQYGGTDNFITFGEFPKDEYDLNSRFFKPGVVFKRDFKNIKPFDKMQIEEHVRHSWYEGAEARHPWKGQTQPKYTDLHGDDRYSWMKAPRYMGEPMETGPLAQVLIAYSQGHPKVKAVTDAVLAKLGVGPEALFSTLGRTAARGIETAVIAEYVGVMLQEYKDNIAKGDNVICAPWEMPKQAEGVGFVNAPRGGLSHWIRIEDGKIGNFQLVVPSTWTLGPRCDKNKLSPVEASLIGTPVADAKRPVEILRTVHSFDPCIACGVHVIDGHTNEVHKFRIL, encoded by the coding sequence ATGAGCGGCTGCAGAGCCCAGAATGCTCCGGGCGGCATCCCCGTGACGCCCAAGAGCTCCTATAGCGGTCCCATCGTCGTCGACCCCGTTACCCGCATCGAAGGCCACCTGCGCATCGAGGTGGAAGTGGAGAACGGCAAGGTCAAGAACGCCTACAGCAGTTCCACGCTGTTCCGGGGCCTTGAAATCATCCTGAAGGGCCGCGACCCCCGCGACGCCCAGCACTTCACCCAGCGCACCTGCGGCGTGTGCACCTATACCCATGCGCTGGCCTCCACCCGCTGCGTGGACAACGCCGTGGGCGTGCACATTCCCAAGAACGCCACCTACATCCGCAACCTGGTGCTGGGCGCGCAGTACCTGCACGACCACATCGTGCACTTCTACCACCTGCACGCCCTGGACTTCGTGGACGTGACCGCCGCGCTGAAGGCCGACCCGGCCAAGGCCGCCAAGGTGGCCTCGTCCATCTCGCCCCGCAAGACCACGGCGGCGGACCTGAAGGCGGTGCAGGACAAGCTGAAGACCTTCGTGGAAAGCGGCCAGCTCGGCCCGTTCACCAATGCCTACTTCCTGGGCGGCCACCCCGCCTACTACCTGGATCCGGAAACCAACCTCATCGCCACCGCCCACTACCTGGAAGCCCTGCGCCTTCAGGTGAAGGCCGCGCGCGCCATGGCCGTTTTCGGCGCCAAGAACCCGCACACCCAGTTCACCGTGGTGGGCGGCGTGACCTGCTACGACGCCCTGACCCCGCAGCGCATCGCCGAATTCGAGGCGCTGTGGAAGGAAACCAAGGCGTTCGTGGATGAAGTGTACATCCCCGACCTGCTGGTGGTTGCCGCGGCCTACAAGGATTGGTCGCAGTACGGCGGTACCGACAACTTCATCACCTTCGGCGAATTCCCGAAGGACGAGTACGACCTGAACAGCCGGTTCTTCAAGCCGGGCGTGGTCTTCAAGCGCGACTTCAAGAACATCAAGCCGTTCGACAAGATGCAGATTGAAGAACACGTGCGCCACAGCTGGTACGAAGGCGCGGAAGCCCGCCACCCGTGGAAGGGCCAGACCCAGCCCAAGTACACCGACCTGCACGGCGACGACCGCTACTCGTGGATGAAGGCCCCCCGCTACATGGGCGAACCCATGGAAACCGGGCCGCTGGCCCAGGTGCTGATCGCCTACTCGCAGGGCCACCCCAAGGTGAAGGCCGTGACCGACGCCGTGCTCGCCAAGCTGGGCGTGGGCCCCGAGGCCCTGTTCTCCACCTTGGGCCGCACGGCGGCGCGCGGCATCGAAACCGCCGTCATCGCCGAATACGTGGGCGTGATGCTACAGGAGTACAAGGACAACATCGCCAAGGGCGACAACGTCATCTGCGCACCGTGGGAAATGCCCAAGCAGGCGGAAGGCGTGGGCTTCGTCAACGCCCCGCGCGGCGGCCTGTCGCACTGGATCCGCATCGAGGACGGCAAGATCGGCAACTTCCAGCTGGTCGTGCCCTCCACCTGGACCCTTGGCCCCCGCTGCGACAAGAACAAGCTGTCGCCGGTGGAAGCCTCGCTCATCGGCACCCCGGTGGCCGATGCCAAGCGCCCGGTGGAAATCCTGCGCACGGTGCACTCGTTCGACCCGTGCATCGCCTGCGGCGTGCACGTCATCGACGGGCACACCAACGAAGTGCACAAGTTCCGCATCCTGTAA
- a CDS encoding HyaD/HybD family hydrogenase maturation endopeptidase, with amino-acid sequence MSNRPNILVLGVGNILYTDEGIGVRAVEALQKAHAFSDNVSVMDGGTLGMRLMDAIMECDHLIVVDAVLAGDEPGAIYRLTGEDLRKSLGFNDSMHQTDLVDTLIFCELVGKRPEAVIIGMEPHDYQSLGTELSPVAGQRLPLLCDAVVAEVRRAGGDCAPTDNGHPA; translated from the coding sequence ATGAGCAATCGCCCCAACATCCTCGTCCTTGGCGTGGGCAACATCCTGTACACCGACGAAGGCATCGGCGTGCGCGCCGTGGAGGCGCTGCAAAAGGCCCATGCCTTCAGCGACAACGTCTCCGTCATGGATGGCGGCACGCTGGGCATGCGGCTCATGGACGCCATCATGGAGTGCGACCACCTGATCGTGGTGGACGCCGTGCTTGCAGGGGACGAACCCGGCGCCATCTACCGCCTGACCGGCGAAGACCTGCGCAAGAGCCTCGGCTTCAACGACTCCATGCACCAGACCGACCTCGTGGACACCCTGATCTTCTGCGAACTGGTGGGCAAACGGCCAGAAGCGGTGATCATCGGCATGGAGCCGCACGACTACCAGTCGCTGGGCACCGAACTTTCCCCCGTGGCAGGCCAGCGCCTGCCACTGCTGTGCGATGCCGTGGTCGCCGAGGTACGCCGCGCGGGCGGCGACTGCGCCCCGACCGACAACGGACACCCCGCCTGA
- a CDS encoding PLD nuclease N-terminal domain-containing protein: MNTALLIPLLAIPILPNLWCIWHSYKHEFDRPAEKALWMAAGIFLPVLGGLAYLVFGQRRARKA, from the coding sequence ATGAATACGGCCCTGCTCATCCCCCTGCTTGCCATTCCCATCTTGCCCAACCTGTGGTGCATCTGGCATTCTTACAAGCACGAGTTCGACCGCCCGGCAGAAAAGGCCCTGTGGATGGCGGCCGGGATATTCCTTCCCGTGCTCGGCGGCCTTGCCTATCTTGTCTTCGGCCAGCGGCGAGCCCGCAAGGCCTGA
- the lspA gene encoding signal peptidase II encodes MRPRFVTVFSIAAAVIGLDQLTKLWAVTAIPEHHSVPVIAGFFDLVNVRNRGAAFGFLNRSDIEWQFWLFLVATVLAVWAIISLTRAAQEDKVLFTGFGCILGGALGNLVDRVRFRAVIDFLDFYVGDWHWPAFNVADIAICVGAFLAFIAMYRQPAPGNGTPKAR; translated from the coding sequence ATGCGTCCCAGATTCGTCACGGTCTTCTCCATCGCCGCCGCCGTCATCGGCCTGGATCAGCTCACCAAGCTGTGGGCGGTGACGGCCATCCCCGAGCACCATTCGGTGCCGGTCATCGCCGGGTTCTTCGACCTGGTGAACGTGCGCAACCGGGGGGCGGCCTTCGGCTTTCTGAACCGTTCCGACATCGAATGGCAGTTCTGGCTGTTCCTGGTGGCCACGGTGCTTGCCGTATGGGCCATCATTTCGCTTACCCGCGCCGCGCAGGAAGACAAGGTGCTGTTCACCGGGTTCGGCTGCATTCTCGGCGGCGCCCTCGGCAACCTCGTGGACCGGGTGCGCTTTCGTGCTGTGATCGACTTTCTGGATTTCTACGTGGGCGACTGGCACTGGCCCGCCTTCAACGTGGCGGACATCGCCATCTGCGTGGGCGCGTTCCTGGCCTTCATCGCCATGTACCGACAGCCCGCGCCAGGCAACGGCACCCCAAAGGCCCGCTAG
- the hysA gene encoding NiFeSe hydrogenase large subunit HysA yields MSGCTPKAAPAGATGKATIAIDPVSRIEGHLKAEVTVENGVVVDARLSGGMYRGFETILRGRDPRDASQIVQRICGVCPTAHSTASCMALDNAFKVKVPTNGRLTRNLTFGANYLQSHILHFYHLAALDFVQGPDSAPFVPRFAKPDLRLPKDINAAAVDQYLEALEVRRICHEMVAMFGGRMPHVQGQVVGGTTEIPTKEALVEYAARFKKVREFVEKKYVPVAYTVGAAYKDLFKFGQGYKNCISFGAFPLNDAMTELHLKRGVYIDGKDQPFDPKLIKEYVKYSWFDDATTGLHFSQGKTVPAPNKVGAYSFVKAPRYNGKAVESGPVARMWITNPELSPVGQKLLKDLFKLNAKRFRDLGDEAAFSVMGRHVARAEETYYMLSAIERWLKEVKAGEETFAAAEIPASSEGVGFTEAPRGSLVHYINIKDQKIDNYQIVSATLWNCNPRDDSGQLGPVERALVGTPVPDISNPVNVARVIRAFDPULGCAVHVLHAESGKVSVVEVK; encoded by the coding sequence ATGTCCGGCTGTACACCCAAGGCCGCTCCTGCCGGGGCCACCGGCAAGGCGACCATCGCCATCGACCCGGTAAGCAGAATCGAAGGCCACCTGAAAGCCGAAGTCACCGTTGAAAACGGCGTGGTGGTCGACGCCCGCCTGTCCGGCGGCATGTACCGCGGCTTTGAAACCATCCTGCGCGGGCGCGACCCGCGCGACGCCTCGCAGATCGTGCAGCGCATCTGCGGCGTGTGCCCCACGGCCCACTCCACCGCCTCGTGCATGGCGCTGGACAACGCCTTCAAGGTCAAGGTGCCCACCAACGGCCGCCTTACCCGCAACCTGACCTTCGGCGCCAACTACCTGCAGTCGCACATCCTGCACTTCTACCACCTGGCCGCCCTGGACTTCGTGCAGGGGCCGGACAGCGCGCCCTTCGTGCCGCGCTTCGCCAAGCCCGACCTGCGCCTGCCCAAGGACATCAACGCCGCCGCGGTGGACCAGTACCTGGAAGCGCTTGAAGTGCGCCGCATCTGCCACGAAATGGTCGCCATGTTCGGCGGGCGCATGCCCCACGTTCAGGGCCAGGTCGTGGGCGGCACCACCGAAATCCCCACCAAGGAAGCCCTTGTCGAATACGCCGCCCGCTTCAAGAAGGTGCGCGAATTCGTCGAAAAGAAGTACGTGCCCGTGGCCTACACCGTGGGCGCGGCCTACAAGGACCTGTTCAAGTTCGGCCAGGGCTACAAGAACTGCATCTCGTTCGGCGCCTTCCCGCTCAACGATGCCATGACCGAGCTGCACCTGAAGCGCGGCGTGTACATCGACGGCAAGGACCAGCCGTTCGATCCCAAGCTGATCAAGGAATACGTCAAGTACTCCTGGTTCGACGACGCCACCACCGGCCTGCACTTCTCGCAAGGCAAGACGGTGCCCGCGCCCAACAAGGTCGGTGCGTACAGCTTCGTCAAGGCCCCCCGCTACAACGGCAAGGCCGTTGAATCCGGCCCGGTGGCCCGCATGTGGATCACCAACCCCGAGCTGTCGCCCGTGGGCCAGAAGCTGCTGAAGGACCTGTTCAAGCTGAACGCCAAGCGCTTCCGCGACCTTGGCGACGAAGCCGCCTTCTCGGTCATGGGCCGCCACGTGGCCCGCGCCGAGGAAACGTACTACATGCTCTCCGCCATCGAACGCTGGCTGAAGGAAGTGAAGGCCGGCGAAGAAACCTTCGCCGCCGCCGAAATTCCCGCCAGCTCCGAAGGCGTGGGCTTCACCGAAGCGCCGCGCGGCTCGCTGGTCCACTACATCAACATCAAGGACCAGAAGATCGACAACTACCAGATCGTGTCCGCCACGCTCTGGAACTGCAACCCGCGCGACGACAGCGGCCAGCTTGGCCCGGTGGAACGCGCGCTGGTCGGCACCCCCGTGCCGGACATCAGCAACCCGGTGAACGTGGCGCGGGTGATCCGCGCCTTCGACCCGTGACTGGGCTGCGCCGTGCACGTGCTGCACGCTGAATCCGGCAAGGTCTCCGTCGTCGAAGTGAAGTAG
- the ileS gene encoding isoleucine--tRNA ligase: protein MSDYKKTLHLPDTKFPMKANLTQREPEMLKFWEGIDAYAAMAQASGQKGQYVLHDGPPYANGHIHLGTALNKILKDMVVKSRNMQGYAARYVPGWDCHGLPIEHKVEQELGEKKKELPAHVVRKRCRQYAEKYLDIQRKEFKRLGVLGAWDKPYMTMDPAYESATARELGNFVAAGNVVRSKKPIYWCCSCQTALAEAEVEYYDHTSPSIFVRFPLRDAKVADVLNVDPASAYIVIWTTTPWTLPDNMAVAVHPDHDYAVVRHDGAHYVLAAALVESSAKTFGWENCEVVSTVPGAKLEGLVATHPFYDRPSPVVLADYVVLDSGTGCVHTAPGHGREDYETGLRYGLEILSPLNDEGRFLDSVPFFAGLTVFEANPKVIEKLREVGNLLAERKISHSYPHCWRCKKPVIFRATTQWFIAMEKNDLRARALSAIRKDVRWIPAWGEERIHNMIEFRPDWCISRQRTWGVPIIALLCEGCGEAWNDAAWMRDIAERFAKHPTGCDYWYETALEDIVPAGLACPHCGGNHWKKETDILDVWFDSGTSFSAVLEQRGDTAFPADLYLEGSDQHRGWFHSSLLASMGTRGVPPYRAVLTHGYVVDGEGRKMSKSIGNVIAPQEIIDKYGAEILRLWVASVDYREDIRISDEILSRLVDAYRRIRNTCRYLLGNIDDLTPEEIVPFSVMDPLDRYALDIVTDAHARIQEAYSEFEFHKVFHTLHNLCVTDLSAFYLDVLKDRLYASAKDSPERRSAQTALLHILLVLVRDMAPVLSFTAEEVFRHIPEALRPAAATVFALRGSDTPLYNVSSDESERWEAVLAVRSEVTKAIEPLRKAGTVGHSLDTHVTLYADHKLADLLRATGTDLRAVFIVSKLNIAPLEDAPQDAFASEEVKGLRIGVAKAPGAKCERCWIYHEELGADPGYPGACARCTTVLRTSGAE, encoded by the coding sequence ATGAGCGACTACAAGAAGACCCTGCATCTGCCCGACACCAAATTTCCCATGAAGGCCAACCTCACCCAGCGCGAGCCGGAAATGCTCAAGTTCTGGGAAGGCATCGACGCCTACGCCGCCATGGCGCAGGCCTCCGGCCAGAAGGGCCAGTACGTCCTGCACGACGGCCCCCCTTACGCCAACGGGCACATTCACCTGGGGACGGCGCTGAACAAGATCCTGAAGGACATGGTGGTCAAGTCGCGCAACATGCAGGGCTACGCCGCCCGCTACGTGCCCGGCTGGGACTGTCACGGCCTGCCCATCGAACACAAGGTGGAACAGGAACTGGGCGAAAAGAAAAAGGAACTGCCCGCCCACGTGGTGCGCAAGCGCTGCCGCCAGTACGCGGAAAAGTACCTGGACATCCAGCGCAAGGAATTCAAGCGCCTTGGCGTGCTGGGTGCCTGGGACAAGCCGTACATGACCATGGACCCGGCCTACGAATCCGCCACCGCGCGCGAGCTCGGCAACTTCGTGGCCGCTGGCAACGTGGTGCGCAGCAAGAAGCCCATCTACTGGTGCTGCTCGTGCCAGACCGCCCTGGCCGAGGCCGAGGTGGAATACTACGACCACACCTCGCCCTCCATCTTCGTGCGCTTTCCCCTGCGCGACGCCAAGGTGGCGGACGTACTGAACGTGGATCCGGCCAGCGCCTACATCGTCATCTGGACCACCACCCCGTGGACCCTGCCCGACAACATGGCCGTGGCCGTGCACCCCGACCATGACTACGCCGTGGTCCGCCACGACGGCGCGCACTACGTGCTGGCCGCCGCGCTGGTGGAAAGCAGCGCCAAGACCTTCGGCTGGGAAAACTGCGAAGTGGTGTCCACCGTGCCGGGGGCGAAGCTGGAAGGCCTTGTCGCCACGCACCCCTTCTACGACCGCCCCTCTCCGGTGGTGCTGGCCGACTACGTGGTGCTCGATTCCGGCACCGGCTGCGTGCACACCGCGCCCGGCCATGGCCGCGAGGACTACGAGACCGGCCTGCGCTACGGGCTGGAAATCCTTTCGCCGCTGAACGACGAAGGCCGCTTCCTCGATTCCGTGCCCTTCTTTGCCGGGCTGACCGTGTTCGAGGCCAACCCCAAGGTCATCGAAAAGCTGCGCGAAGTGGGCAACCTGCTGGCCGAACGCAAGATTTCGCACAGCTACCCGCACTGCTGGCGCTGCAAGAAGCCGGTCATCTTCCGGGCCACCACCCAGTGGTTCATCGCCATGGAAAAGAACGACCTGCGCGCCCGCGCCCTGTCTGCCATCCGCAAGGACGTGCGCTGGATTCCCGCCTGGGGCGAGGAACGCATTCACAACATGATCGAATTCCGCCCCGACTGGTGCATCTCGCGCCAGCGCACCTGGGGCGTGCCCATCATCGCCCTGCTCTGCGAAGGCTGCGGCGAGGCGTGGAACGACGCCGCCTGGATGCGCGACATCGCCGAGCGTTTCGCCAAGCACCCCACCGGCTGCGACTACTGGTACGAAACGGCGCTGGAAGACATCGTGCCCGCCGGTCTTGCCTGCCCGCACTGCGGCGGCAACCACTGGAAGAAGGAAACCGACATCCTGGACGTGTGGTTCGATTCCGGCACCAGCTTCTCCGCCGTGCTGGAACAGCGCGGCGACACCGCGTTCCCGGCGGACCTGTACCTGGAAGGCTCGGACCAGCATCGCGGCTGGTTCCACAGTTCGCTGCTGGCCTCCATGGGCACGCGCGGCGTGCCGCCCTACCGCGCCGTGCTCACCCACGGCTACGTGGTGGACGGTGAAGGCCGCAAGATGTCCAAGTCCATCGGCAACGTCATCGCCCCGCAGGAGATCATCGACAAGTACGGCGCGGAAATCCTGCGCCTGTGGGTGGCCTCCGTCGATTACCGCGAAGACATCCGCATCTCGGACGAAATCCTGAGTCGCCTTGTGGACGCCTACCGGCGCATCCGCAACACCTGCCGCTACCTGCTGGGCAACATCGACGACCTCACGCCCGAGGAAATCGTGCCCTTCTCGGTCATGGACCCGCTGGACCGCTACGCGCTGGACATCGTCACCGACGCCCACGCGCGCATCCAGGAAGCGTATTCCGAATTCGAGTTCCACAAGGTGTTCCACACCCTGCACAACCTGTGCGTGACCGACCTCAGCGCCTTCTACCTCGACGTGCTGAAGGACCGCCTGTACGCCTCGGCCAAGGACAGCCCGGAACGCCGCTCGGCCCAGACGGCCCTCTTGCACATCCTGCTGGTGCTGGTGCGCGACATGGCCCCGGTGCTCAGCTTCACGGCGGAGGAAGTGTTCCGGCACATCCCCGAGGCGCTGCGCCCCGCCGCGGCCACGGTGTTCGCCCTGCGCGGCTCGGATACGCCGCTGTACAACGTCAGCTCCGACGAGAGCGAACGGTGGGAGGCGGTGCTGGCCGTGCGGTCCGAGGTGACCAAGGCCATCGAGCCGCTGCGCAAGGCGGGCACGGTGGGTCACTCGCTGGATACCCACGTGACCCTGTACGCCGACCACAAGCTGGCCGACCTGCTGCGCGCCACCGGCACCGACCTGCGCGCGGTGTTCATCGTCTCCAAGCTGAACATCGCCCCGCTGGAAGACGCCCCGCAGGACGCCTTTGCCTCCGAAGAAGTCAAGGGCCTGCGCATCGGCGTGGCCAAGGCCCCCGGCGCCAAATGCGAACGCTGCTGGATCTACCACGAGGAACTGGGCGCCGATCCCGGCTACCCCGGCGCCTGCGCCCGCTGCACCACGGTGCTGCGCACCAGCGGCGCCGAATAA
- a CDS encoding HypC/HybG/HupF family hydrogenase formation chaperone has protein sequence MCLAIPAEIVEINDAGMAKCRVGKSETYLNVSAMLLPERPAIGEYVIVHAGFALRVLDKAEAEETLRLLREMSEAVEGQPAGF, from the coding sequence ATGTGCCTCGCCATTCCCGCCGAGATCGTGGAAATCAATGATGCCGGCATGGCCAAGTGCCGTGTGGGCAAGAGCGAAACCTACCTCAACGTCTCGGCCATGCTGCTGCCCGAACGCCCCGCCATCGGCGAATACGTCATAGTGCACGCCGGGTTTGCCCTGCGCGTGCTGGACAAGGCAGAGGCAGAGGAAACCCTGCGACTGCTGCGCGAAATGTCCGAGGCCGTGGAAGGCCAGCCCGCCGGGTTCTGA
- a CDS encoding hydrogenase small subunit: MKISIGLGKEGVEERLAERGVSRRDFLKFCTAIAVTMGMGPAFAPEVARALMGPRRPSVVYLHNAECTGCSESVLRAFEPYIDTLILDTLSLDYHETIMAAAGDAAEAALEQAVNSPHGFIAVVEGGIPTAANGIYGKVANHTMLDICSRILPKAQAVIAYGTCATFGGVQAAKPNPTGAKGVNDALKHLGVKAINIAGCPPNPYNLVGTIVYYLKNKAAPELDSLNRPTMFFGQTVHEQCPRLPHFDAGEFAPSFESEEARKGWCLYELGCKGPVTMNNCPKIKFNQTNWPVDAGHPCIGCSEPDFWDAMTPFYQN, encoded by the coding sequence ATGAAAATCTCGATCGGTCTCGGCAAGGAGGGCGTGGAGGAAAGGCTTGCGGAACGCGGCGTGTCTCGACGCGACTTCCTCAAGTTCTGTACGGCCATCGCCGTGACCATGGGCATGGGCCCCGCGTTCGCGCCGGAAGTTGCCCGCGCGCTCATGGGTCCCCGGCGCCCGTCCGTGGTCTACCTGCACAACGCCGAATGCACCGGCTGTTCCGAATCGGTGCTGCGCGCTTTCGAACCCTACATCGACACTCTGATTCTGGACACGCTGTCCCTCGACTACCATGAGACCATCATGGCCGCCGCGGGCGATGCGGCGGAAGCCGCCCTGGAACAGGCCGTCAACAGCCCGCACGGCTTCATCGCCGTGGTGGAAGGCGGCATTCCCACGGCTGCCAACGGCATCTACGGCAAGGTGGCCAACCACACCATGCTGGACATCTGCAGCCGCATCCTGCCCAAGGCCCAGGCCGTCATCGCGTACGGCACCTGCGCCACCTTCGGCGGCGTGCAGGCGGCCAAGCCCAACCCCACCGGTGCCAAGGGCGTCAACGACGCGCTGAAGCACCTTGGCGTCAAGGCCATCAACATCGCCGGTTGCCCGCCGAACCCGTACAACCTGGTCGGCACCATCGTGTACTACCTGAAGAACAAGGCCGCGCCCGAACTGGACAGCCTGAACCGGCCCACCATGTTCTTCGGCCAGACCGTACACGAACAGTGCCCCCGCCTGCCGCATTTCGACGCGGGCGAATTCGCCCCGTCGTTCGAATCGGAAGAAGCCCGCAAGGGCTGGTGCCTCTACGAGCTGGGCTGCAAGGGCCCGGTGACCATGAACAACTGCCCGAAGATCAAGTTCAACCAGACCAACTGGCCCGTGGACGCGGGGCACCCCTGCATCGGGTGCAGCGAACCCGATTTCTGGGACGCCATGACCCCGTTCTACCAGAACTGA
- the hysB gene encoding NiFeSe hydrogenase small subunit: protein MSLNRRDFVKLCTGTVAGFGISQMFHPAVCEAISGSLNGERPPVLWLQGQGCTGCSVSLLNSVHPTIADVLLKVISLEFHPTVMAWEGEPAMEHMMKIAEQYKGKYFVVVEGAVPTEADGKYCIIGEAHHKEISMVDAMKSVAANAAAVLAVGTCAAYGGIPAAQGSETGAKSVSQFFKDNGIATPVVNIPGCPPHPDWIVGTVVVALNAIKAKGLAAGLADVVKLLDADGRPTPFYGRNVHENCPYLEAYDAGKMCETFTKKEGCRYDLGCKGPMSMCDSFERKWNGGVNWCISNAVCIGCVEPDFPDGKSPFYSA, encoded by the coding sequence ATGAGTCTCAACAGGCGTGATTTCGTCAAATTGTGCACAGGTACGGTTGCAGGGTTCGGGATATCCCAGATGTTCCACCCCGCCGTCTGTGAAGCCATTTCCGGTTCGCTGAACGGCGAACGGCCCCCGGTGCTCTGGCTGCAGGGCCAGGGCTGCACCGGTTGTTCGGTGTCGCTGCTGAACTCGGTGCACCCCACCATCGCCGATGTGCTGCTGAAGGTCATCAGTCTGGAGTTCCACCCCACCGTCATGGCGTGGGAAGGCGAACCCGCCATGGAACACATGATGAAGATCGCGGAACAGTACAAGGGCAAGTACTTCGTGGTGGTCGAAGGGGCGGTGCCCACCGAGGCCGACGGCAAGTACTGCATCATCGGCGAAGCGCACCACAAGGAAATCTCCATGGTTGACGCCATGAAGAGCGTTGCCGCCAATGCCGCCGCCGTGCTGGCCGTGGGAACCTGCGCGGCCTATGGCGGCATTCCCGCCGCCCAGGGCAGCGAAACCGGCGCCAAGTCGGTGTCGCAGTTCTTCAAGGACAACGGCATCGCCACCCCGGTGGTGAACATTCCCGGCTGCCCGCCCCACCCCGACTGGATCGTGGGCACCGTGGTGGTGGCGCTGAACGCCATCAAGGCCAAGGGCCTGGCCGCTGGCCTGGCCGACGTGGTCAAGCTGCTCGACGCCGACGGCCGCCCCACCCCCTTCTATGGCCGCAACGTGCATGAAAACTGTCCCTACCTTGAAGCGTACGACGCCGGGAAGATGTGCGAAACCTTCACCAAGAAGGAAGGCTGCCGCTACGACCTCGGCTGCAAGGGCCCCATGTCCATGTGCGACAGCTTCGAGCGCAAGTGGAACGGCGGCGTTAACTGGTGCATCTCCAACGCGGTGTGCATCGGCTGCGTCGAACCCGACTTCCCCGACGGCAAGTCTCCCTTCTACTCGGCCTAG